CAGTTCTTGCCCATACTACATTACCTTTTGGGTCATATTTTGTCAGGAACATGTCTTCATTTCCAACGCTGTGTACATATGTTCCGCCAAAAGAAACAGTATCGGTAAAACGTCCTGTCATATACGAATTTCCGTTATTATCAACGGAAACGCCAAATACATCGTCGTAATCTTTTCCGCCGGCTTGTTTTGCCCACATTGTATTGCCGTTCTGGTCATATTTTATCAAAAATATGTCGAAATCACCAATTGTAGTCATTTGGAAATCGTCGCTATGCAAAGTTCCTTTAAAATCGCCGACAACAAATACGTTACCAGCACCATCGCAGGCAACAGTATAACTTTCAACATCTTCTTTACTTGAAATTTGTTCTGTCCAAACAACATTTCCTTGTATGTCGAATTTGCAGATGAATGCATCTTTTGCACCTGCTGATGTTAAATTAAAGTTTCCGAATTGTGCCGTTGATTTGAAAAATCCTGTCAGATAAACGTTATTATAAGTATCAACAGCAATACCGCTTGCTTCATCATCGCTGCTGCCGCCCACTCTTTTAACCCATTGTACTGTGCCGTTCTGGTCGTACTTTGCAAGAAATGCATCGGAAGCTCCTGCGCTTGATACTTTTATTTTATCAAATGCTGCCTGATTTGAAATTATACCTCCGACATAAATATTGCCTTTGCTGTCAGTAGCAACACTATATGCCCTGTCGTCATCAATACCTCCGCCGTGTCTTACCCATACGAGGTTTCCTTTAATGTCATATTTAGCTAAAAAGGCATCATAATCGCCACTGCTTATGATTGAATCTTTGTCAAAATAAGCTGTTCCTGAAAAACGTCCAA
The sequence above is a segment of the Bacteroidales bacterium genome. Coding sequences within it:
- a CDS encoding SBBP repeat-containing protein: MKKLFLLLVALVVSTGILYAQDKNQNCWEIIKQAGGHDVDLGYSITLDDAGNVFIVGRFSGTAYFDKDSIISSGDYDAFLAKYDIKGNLVWVRHGGGIDDDRAYSVATDSKGNIYVGGIISNQAAFDKIKVSSAGASDAFLAKYDQNGTVQWVKRVGGSSDDEASGIAVDTYNNVYLTGFFKSTAQFGNFNLTSAGAKDAFICKFDIQGNVVWTEQISSKEDVESYTVACDGAGNVFVVGDFKGTLHSDDFQMTTIGDFDIFLIKYDQNGNTMWAKQAGGKDYDDVFGVSVDNNGNSYMTGRFTDTVSFGGTYVHSVGNEDMFLTKYDPKGNVVWARTAGSRGTEIATECAADANGNVYVTGIFQSTCNFDKYSVTSAGINDIFVAKYDSNGNLTGLIRGGGKDIESAESIFLDKKGNVYICGELKGNAVFGTKTLTSLGGYDIYWVKLSCIPLPTTKSK